One segment of Castanea sativa cultivar Marrone di Chiusa Pesio chromosome 3, ASM4071231v1 DNA contains the following:
- the LOC142629991 gene encoding uncharacterized protein LOC142629991 encodes MDMEIDPPNTKPEVEIKDYELFKAAESGDASTFKSLSPNQLSKALSLRNEDGRSLLHVAASSSHPEVVKVLSAIDESAIVINCADEEGWAPLHSAASIGNLEIVEVLLSRGADINMKNNGGRTALHYAASKGWMKIAEILISQGAKINLKDKVGCTPLHRAASTGNSELCELLIEEGAEVDAVDKAGQTPLMNAVICYYKEVALLLIRHGADVDVEDKEGYTVLGRASADFRPILIDAAKAMLEG; translated from the exons ATGGACATGGAAATCGATCCCCCAAACACGAAACCAGAGGTTGAGATCAAAGATTACGAGCTCTTCAAAGCCGCTGAATCCGGCGACGCCTCCACCTTCAAATCACTCTCTCCGAACCAGCTCTCCAAAGCCCTCTCTCTCCGAAACGAGGACGGCCGCTCCCTCCTCCACGTCGCCGCGTCTTCTTCTCATCCCGAG GTGGTGAAGGTACTATCAGCAATCGATGAATCAGCGATTGTGATAAACTGTGCAGATGAAGAAGGGTGGGCGCCGCTTCATTCTGCGGCGAGCATTGGGAATTTGGAAATAGTGGAAGTTTTGTTAAGCAGag GAGCTGatattaatatgaaaaataatggTGGTCGCACTGCCCTTCACTATGCTGCCAGTAAGGGATGGATGAAGATTGCTGAAATTTTGATCTCACAAGGGGCAAAGATTAATCTGAAGGACAAG GTTGGTTGCACCCCATTGCATCGGGCAGCTAGCACAGGGAACTCAGAATTGTGTGAACTTTTAATTGAGGAAGGAGCAGAGGTTGATGCTGTTGATAAAGCTGGTCAAACTCCTCTTATGAATGCGGTTATTTGCTATTACAAAGAG GTAGCTCTACTTTTAATAAGGCATGGAGCAGATGTTGATGTGGAAGACAAGGAAGGATACACTGTGCTTGGTCGAGCTTCAGCTGATTTTAGGCCTATTCTAATTGATGCTGCCAAGGCCATGCTAGAAGGATAA
- the LOC142627836 gene encoding nodulin-related protein 2-like, protein MNFLSDLQKKSTSSSETHLPEEKNSSSETRRPEGKDDQNQNQNQNQHQHRQPSNAELMASAKVLAESGQTTVSQGASKVDKARAAGAASDLLEAASSYGKLEEKSYGKYVEQAETYLDQYGNPASKSHSTTPTTPTPSHSSTPSTTTDSKPNSAAAAGDHKSEGNTESGTGGYVKMAQGFLKK, encoded by the coding sequence ATGAACTTTCTTTCAGATCTCCAGAAGAAATCCACCAGTTCTTCTGAAACTCACCTCCCTGAAGAAAAGAACAGTTCTTCTGAGACTCGCCGCCCTGAAGGAAAGGATgatcaaaaccaaaaccaaaaccaaaaccaacaccaacaccGCCAACCATCAAACGCTGAGCTCATGGCCAGTGCCAAGGTGTTAGCTGAGTCAGGCCAAACCACTGTTAGCCAGGGAGCTAGCAAAGTTGACAAGGCCAGGGCAGCTGGAGCAGCTAGTGATCTTTTGGAAGCTGCCTCTAGCTATGGAAAGTTGGAAGAAAAGAGCTATGGCAAGTATGTGGAACAGGCTGAGACTTATCTCGACCAATATGGCAACCCCGCCTCCAAATCCCATTCCACCACGCCCACCACCCCCACTCCTAGCCACTCCTCCACCCCTTCCACCACCACTGACTCAAAACCAAActcagctgctgctgctggtgATCATAAAAGTGAAGGCAATACTGAAAGTGGGACTGGGGGCTACGTGAAAATGGCTCAAGGTTTCTTGAAGAAATGA
- the LOC142629219 gene encoding nodulin-related protein 1-like, which produces MLSASLSGISPSHNLLYISTNRSVQIFIIFLSPTTVYKANPLPIHSDSLTYTYKGLLSDLQKKSNSSSETHQPEEKNSSSETHQPDEKKNQNQNQNQNHNQHQHYQPSNAELMASAKLLAEACQTTVSQGAGKVDKARVAGAACDILEAASSYGKLEETSYGKYVEKAETYLDQYGNPSSKSQSHSTITTSTPSHSSNPSTTTGSKPHSTAGGGDHESEGNTESGTGDYVKMAQGFLKK; this is translated from the exons ATGTTGTCG GCATCACTGAGTGGAATATCACCAAGTCACAACCTCCTTTATATATCCACCAACAGATCAGTTCAAATCTTCATTATCTTCTTATCTCCAACAACTGTTTACAAAGCAAACCCTCTTCCAATTCATTCAGATTCTCTCACTTACACGTACAAGGGACTTCTTTCAGATCTTCAGAAGAAATCCAACAGTTCTTCTGAGACTCACCAGCCTGAAGAAAAGAACAGTTCTTCTGAGACTCACCAGCCTGacgaaaagaaaaatcaaaatcaaaaccaaaaccaaaaccataaTCAACACCAACACTACCAACCATCAAACGCTGAGCTCATGGCCAGTGCCAAGTTGTTAGCTGAGGCATGCCAAACCACTGTTAGCCAGGGAGCTGGCAAAGTTGACAAGGCCAGGGTAGCTGGAGCAGCTTGTGATATTTTGGAAGCTGCCTCTAGCTATGGAAAGTTGGAAGAAACGAGCTATGGCAAGTATGTGGAAAAGGCTGAGACTTATCTCGACCAATATGGCAACCCCTCCTCCAAATCCCAATCCCATTCCACCATCACCACCTCCACTCCTAGCCACTCCTCCAACCCTTCCACCACCACTGGTTCAAAACCACACTCAACTGCTGGTGGTGGTGATCATGAAAGTGAAGGCAATACTGAAAGTGGGACTGGGGACTACGTGAAGATGGCTCAAGGTTTCTTGAAGAAATGA